A stretch of Myxococcus hansupus DNA encodes these proteins:
- a CDS encoding RHS repeat-associated core domain-containing protein: MKKVEAVGTSLERVTEFGYDDGVTHGDYIKSMDGRYEVLCFRRNTVLGQGCVGGERTHLLQWKAFSSVPSGATHSERVDYTYHDGKLRSETYRDATNQVRRTRYFEGDPLGRQTFESWGAAAPASPSENVFSQVSLFDKANNRIGQGSPYQSSSTAPEPLCGGFDPSSAGEHRMPASPQCKAFMYDRLSRLIGFMEPPESGSSNSPAVKACFTYSNAGHLRTVRLGCPGGSGPAGDCSQCTQPPFEYRHDDFGNVVSAVTPWRQTGAYRFEYDAAGNRVRNQTPTMGNIVGHQWVENTYDGLGRVLKSEAVRFPVGVGGLSRETLFEYRYDQQVTPPWGCPAYAASLSSLSMGRPQVLTDSFGDTWYRYDVHGNVIGKYRVRNRPGVPPRTDACFFTGGHHRYYDGPGRLRSETYPSGRGMLYEYHPAPGSHRIQSVSATTVDGAGLWSSLQPLVENVQWEPFAGLRSYVLIAPTAPDGAQKAKVEYHWTGSNQPITSCSSTSFSTGSDSTGRMFGLTVSKAEAGGVMGDIFKRVYTWRADQLLQEDTCLLETGTVPPNSIRYAESSSGVAGYDSRLQLRHARELSNASAGAGGSFSSRYYEYDTRGNRTFDLHDGWSFDFEYSGSGTSADRLMTRTLSVPACSSPPCARPISVTQRYQYDADGRVTRVAGHKRHSDSVSSPINYLDLDPSMDGTNAAIGAVYREVEDSDGRRYEYFYDVAGRRRLKRYMGASTGSVLDDEYFYDGVNLIEDRGHTSLNPATADGVYDEYIWLAGRPIAFFKRRVNRDGPPVADFVGDCPRNGEPAPCGLYFVVTDRMGKPVLTMNSSRLVSGVADYDPFGHVNRTALVVDTPLGVAPQQTALMATLQAPTSTATTTQVRLRASFVDFQNTDSRVYLADGAGAPMTGVNGLSSMIHHDQGFLPVTPWTGVEADGSLQVMYRASKTTAQNDDEASLSGFEYRRFQVGASPVWTPLRFPGQYHDAETDLFENWNRYYDAAIGRYFGPDPMLQDPAYALNAAQRGMGVPAYAYAHNNPVYYTDPSGKAVPLLLGLVCVGGVCEAAVAAAAVGATIATAYIAAKVMPHLSEGSEEEAAPTLGESIGRGHAAGKHEGEFEEIGITEEALPGFIDEVIEEAKATEGRVIPLKRGRTAYIDPESETVVIHDPGHPDLGTAMRPTIEGTDKSNYKEYVKTLRSELRKK; this comes from the coding sequence GTGAAGAAAGTCGAAGCGGTTGGAACGTCGCTCGAGCGGGTCACCGAATTCGGCTATGACGATGGCGTAACGCATGGCGACTACATCAAAAGCATGGACGGTCGCTATGAGGTGCTTTGCTTCAGGCGGAATACCGTGCTGGGGCAAGGATGCGTTGGGGGCGAGCGCACGCACTTGTTGCAGTGGAAGGCTTTCTCGAGTGTCCCATCAGGAGCAACTCACTCCGAGCGTGTTGATTACACGTATCACGATGGCAAGTTGCGGAGTGAGACTTACCGGGACGCCACTAACCAGGTGCGCCGCACGCGTTACTTCGAGGGCGACCCGCTTGGGCGGCAAACCTTCGAATCCTGGGGGGCGGCAGCCCCAGCCAGTCCATCTGAGAATGTCTTTTCCCAGGTGAGTCTGTTCGACAAGGCAAACAACCGTATTGGTCAGGGCAGTCCCTACCAATCGAGTTCAACTGCGCCCGAACCCTTGTGCGGCGGGTTTGACCCCAGCAGTGCCGGGGAGCACCGCATGCCCGCAAGCCCTCAGTGCAAGGCGTTCATGTATGATCGTCTGAGCAGGTTGATTGGGTTCATGGAGCCGCCAGAGAGTGGAAGCAGCAATAGCCCCGCTGTGAAGGCGTGTTTTACATATAGCAATGCGGGACATCTGCGAACCGTGCGTCTAGGCTGCCCGGGCGGAAGTGGCCCGGCGGGAGATTGCAGTCAGTGCACGCAGCCTCCCTTTGAATATCGGCACGACGATTTCGGGAATGTTGTCTCAGCCGTAACGCCTTGGCGTCAAACAGGGGCTTATCGGTTTGAGTATGACGCCGCAGGGAATCGTGTGCGGAATCAGACGCCTACCATGGGAAACATCGTCGGACATCAGTGGGTGGAGAATACCTACGACGGCCTGGGGCGTGTCTTGAAGTCCGAGGCCGTGCGCTTCCCCGTCGGCGTTGGCGGATTGAGCCGAGAGACACTTTTTGAGTACAGGTATGATCAACAGGTGACGCCGCCATGGGGATGCCCTGCTTATGCAGCGAGTCTGTCTTCATTGTCCATGGGACGTCCTCAAGTTCTGACAGATTCGTTCGGCGATACGTGGTATCGATATGATGTGCATGGGAATGTGATTGGTAAGTATCGTGTGCGAAATCGACCTGGTGTTCCGCCACGCACGGACGCCTGTTTTTTCACAGGCGGTCATCATCGCTACTACGATGGTCCGGGACGGTTGAGGAGTGAAACGTATCCGAGTGGAAGAGGTATGCTGTATGAATACCATCCGGCGCCTGGCTCCCACCGAATCCAGTCTGTATCCGCCACGACTGTAGACGGCGCTGGATTGTGGTCGTCACTTCAGCCGCTGGTAGAAAATGTGCAGTGGGAGCCTTTTGCTGGATTGCGCTCTTATGTGCTGATTGCTCCTACTGCTCCGGATGGAGCTCAGAAGGCAAAAGTCGAGTACCATTGGACCGGGTCCAATCAGCCCATAACGAGCTGCAGCAGCACGTCGTTTTCGACAGGCTCGGATTCAACTGGGCGAATGTTCGGACTGACGGTTTCGAAGGCGGAAGCTGGCGGGGTGATGGGCGACATCTTCAAGCGTGTCTACACGTGGCGAGCAGACCAGTTGCTGCAGGAAGACACGTGCTTATTGGAGACGGGGACTGTGCCGCCGAACTCCATCCGCTATGCTGAGTCGTCAAGTGGCGTCGCGGGTTATGACTCCCGGTTGCAGTTGCGCCACGCGAGGGAACTCTCCAACGCATCAGCGGGCGCGGGTGGTTCGTTCTCAAGTCGCTACTATGAGTACGATACGCGAGGAAATCGCACGTTTGATTTGCATGATGGATGGAGTTTTGATTTTGAGTACAGTGGAAGTGGCACATCTGCTGATAGGTTGATGACACGCACGTTGTCCGTTCCCGCGTGTAGTTCCCCTCCATGCGCCCGGCCAATTTCGGTGACACAGCGGTACCAGTATGATGCCGATGGCCGCGTGACGAGAGTGGCGGGACACAAGAGGCATTCTGATAGCGTATCGTCCCCGATCAACTACCTTGATCTAGACCCTTCGATGGATGGCACGAATGCCGCGATCGGTGCGGTTTATCGCGAGGTGGAGGATTCAGACGGGAGAAGATATGAGTATTTTTATGATGTCGCAGGGCGGCGTCGACTGAAGCGTTACATGGGGGCCTCCACCGGGAGCGTTTTGGATGATGAGTACTTCTATGACGGAGTGAACCTCATCGAAGACCGAGGCCACACGAGTCTCAATCCGGCGACAGCGGACGGCGTTTATGATGAGTACATTTGGCTGGCTGGTCGGCCGATTGCGTTCTTCAAGCGGCGAGTCAATCGGGATGGCCCGCCTGTTGCCGATTTTGTGGGAGATTGTCCTCGCAATGGAGAGCCTGCTCCCTGTGGCTTGTATTTTGTCGTAACGGACAGAATGGGGAAGCCTGTTCTTACGATGAATTCCAGTCGTCTGGTTTCGGGCGTTGCTGATTATGATCCATTTGGACATGTCAATCGTACCGCCCTCGTCGTAGACACGCCGCTCGGGGTTGCTCCGCAGCAGACTGCATTGATGGCAACCTTGCAGGCTCCGACCTCTACGGCAACCACGACGCAGGTTCGTCTGCGCGCGTCCTTTGTTGATTTTCAGAACACGGACAGTCGCGTCTATCTCGCTGATGGTGCCGGCGCTCCGATGACTGGCGTGAATGGATTGTCGTCAATGATTCATCATGACCAGGGATTCCTTCCGGTTACGCCGTGGACGGGCGTCGAGGCCGACGGGTCACTTCAGGTGATGTATCGTGCCTCGAAAACCACGGCACAGAATGACGATGAAGCTTCTCTGTCTGGATTCGAGTATCGTCGGTTCCAGGTTGGTGCCTCTCCCGTTTGGACGCCCCTTCGGTTTCCCGGGCAGTATCACGATGCGGAGACAGACCTCTTCGAGAACTGGAATCGGTATTACGACGCTGCTATAGGGCGGTATTTTGGCCCGGATCCTATGCTTCAGGACCCAGCATATGCGCTGAATGCAGCGCAACGAGGCATGGGCGTTCCGGCCTATGCCTATGCGCACAACAATCCGGTGTACTATACAGACCCTTCCGGTAAGGCGGTCCCTCTCCTCCTGGGGCTCGTGTGCGTCGGCGGTGTTTGCGAGGCGGCAGTCGCGGCAGCTGCAGTTGGGGCGACCATCGCGACTGCCTATATCGCAGCCAAGGTCATGCCGCACTTGTCCGAAGGTAGTGAGGAAGAGGCAGCTCCCACTTTGGGAGAGTCTATCGGGCGAGGGCATGCTGCCGGAAAACACGAAGGAGAATTTGAGGAAATAGGAATCACAGAGGAAGCTCTTCCAGGGTTCATTGATGAAGTGATTGAAGAGGCCAAGGCGACTGAGGGAAGGGTTATCCCCTTGAAGAGAGGTCGAACTGCATATATTGACCCTGAGTCAGAGACTGTTGTGATTCACGACCCTGGTCATCCTGATTTGGGCACCGCCATGAGGCCGACGATCGAAGGGACCGACAAATCCAATTACAAGGAATACGTCAAAACTCTTCGAAGTGAATTGAGGAAAAAGTAG
- a CDS encoding FAD-dependent monooxygenase has translation MSTSSPRHVLVAGAGIGGLTLACALRRAGLSVTVFERSEALKWVGAGLTVQMNATAALRRIGLCDEVTRAGACPTDSAILRPSGSALTRLPVARIQEEMGLPLVCIHRARLQSLLLAHAGEENVRLGLTVTAFHDDGQTVTVRLSDGSSVTGDALVGADGLRSVVRGALWGDAPLRYSGYTSWRGVCADVQGVTPGLVSETWGPGARFGVVPIGFGQTYWFATKNAPAGGKDAPGEAKAQLQSLFAGWHAPIESLIAATDEANIVRTDIHDRPPASRWSRGRVTLLGDAAHPMTPNMGQGGCQAIEDAVELSECIAGETPVEAALAAYESRRREWANTFVTRSWSLGRVAQWESAVGRFVRNALFQCVPSGLAARQLRALVRDAT, from the coding sequence ATGAGCACGTCATCGCCCAGGCATGTTCTCGTCGCTGGAGCTGGAATCGGTGGACTCACGCTGGCCTGCGCGCTTCGGCGCGCGGGCCTCTCCGTCACCGTCTTCGAGCGCTCGGAGGCCTTGAAGTGGGTGGGCGCGGGGCTCACGGTGCAGATGAACGCGACCGCTGCGCTGCGTCGCATCGGCCTGTGTGACGAGGTCACGCGGGCCGGTGCGTGCCCCACGGACAGCGCCATCTTGCGACCCTCGGGTTCCGCGCTCACGCGGCTGCCCGTGGCGCGGATTCAGGAAGAGATGGGATTGCCGCTCGTGTGCATCCATCGCGCGCGGCTCCAGTCGCTGTTGCTGGCCCACGCCGGAGAGGAGAACGTCCGGCTGGGCCTCACCGTGACGGCGTTCCACGATGATGGGCAGACCGTCACGGTGCGCCTGTCGGACGGCAGCTCGGTGACGGGCGACGCGCTGGTCGGGGCGGACGGGTTGCGCTCGGTGGTGCGTGGTGCGCTCTGGGGCGACGCGCCGCTGCGTTACTCGGGTTACACGAGCTGGCGGGGCGTGTGTGCCGACGTGCAGGGCGTGACGCCGGGGCTTGTCTCCGAGACGTGGGGACCGGGCGCGCGCTTCGGCGTGGTGCCCATCGGCTTCGGGCAGACGTACTGGTTCGCCACGAAGAACGCGCCAGCGGGGGGCAAGGACGCTCCCGGCGAAGCGAAGGCCCAGTTGCAGTCGCTGTTCGCGGGCTGGCACGCGCCCATTGAAAGCCTCATCGCCGCGACGGACGAAGCGAACATCGTCCGCACGGACATCCACGACCGGCCGCCTGCGAGCCGCTGGAGCCGGGGCCGGGTGACGCTGTTGGGAGACGCCGCGCACCCGATGACGCCGAATATGGGGCAGGGCGGTTGTCAGGCCATCGAGGACGCCGTGGAGCTGAGCGAGTGCATCGCGGGAGAGACGCCCGTGGAGGCGGCCTTGGCGGCTTACGAGTCACGCCGCCGCGAATGGGCCAATACCTTTGTCACTCGTTCGTGGAGTCTGGGCCGAGTCGCACAGTGGGAGAGTGCCGTGGGGCGATTTGTCCGCAACGCGCTCTTTCAATGCGTGCCCAGCGGGCTCGCGGCCCGGCAACTTCGGGCCCTGGTTCGCGACGCGACCTGA
- a CDS encoding transporter substrate-binding domain-containing protein, with amino-acid sequence MPLTRPSLSSARWLLSAALFLMVACKREPAETPAKPAAAKAASASANPEDSPFPEALAHTGAITEPVSARLKEAPFKGDLPELQKRGVLRVLVEGTDEDFLPRQGMPKAQDRALLERFAAKQGLTVEFLTVDSFDKLIPLLQEGRGDVIAADLAVTKDREKQVAFTRPLTRVNEVLVGRRGAADLPKAVEDLAGKTVHVRPSSTFAASLRALEKQAPGLVIADAAESVEPEHLVWQVSRGEIPLTVVDSHLLAAIETYNTDVEGLFPIAKARPLAWAMRLENPKLRAELNTFLVEFALTEYREQRFTGDLDAIRKRGVLRVLTRNSAVTYYLHRGDQAGFDFHLANMVAKELDVRLEIVVPPTFDQLIPWLTEGRGDMIAASMTDTEARGKQVGFSRPYLYTDEVLVQRAGAPKLASLDDLKGKTIHVPKGASHFATVNALKDAHGFKLVEEPEDQEISALLDRIAAGEIAYTVTDSHILAAEQVFRDDVEAALTLPGQGEPAGKDGHYGIAFAIRKENAQLREFLDAFVKKTYRGVEYNMTRRRYFESRRKQAPPASLASAEGSISPYDGLVQSYAARYGLDWRLMVAQMFQESRFDPKARSFVGAQGLFQVMPLTGKELGFVQLEDPEQGIHAGVKYMHQMLGRIAPEIPFKQRLRFALASYNAGLGHVLDARRLATEQGLDPNKWYGNVEKAMLLLEKPQYFQRARHGYVRGTEPVKYVSEIQTRYGNYVAVVQH; translated from the coding sequence ATGCCGTTGACCCGTCCGAGCCTGTCGTCCGCGCGGTGGCTCCTGTCCGCCGCGCTGTTCCTGATGGTCGCCTGTAAGCGCGAGCCCGCCGAAACGCCCGCGAAACCCGCCGCCGCCAAGGCCGCGTCGGCGTCCGCGAATCCGGAGGACTCACCGTTCCCGGAGGCGTTGGCGCACACGGGGGCCATCACCGAGCCTGTCTCCGCGCGGCTGAAGGAGGCTCCCTTCAAGGGAGATCTCCCGGAGCTCCAGAAGCGCGGCGTGCTGCGAGTGCTCGTGGAGGGCACCGACGAGGACTTCCTGCCGCGGCAGGGCATGCCGAAAGCGCAGGACCGGGCGCTGCTGGAGCGTTTCGCGGCCAAGCAGGGACTGACGGTGGAGTTCCTCACCGTGGACAGCTTCGACAAGCTCATCCCCCTGCTTCAAGAGGGGCGCGGCGACGTCATCGCCGCGGACCTGGCCGTGACGAAGGACCGGGAGAAGCAGGTCGCCTTCACGCGCCCGTTGACGCGGGTGAATGAAGTCCTGGTGGGACGCCGGGGCGCGGCGGACCTTCCGAAGGCGGTGGAGGACCTCGCGGGCAAGACGGTGCATGTGCGGCCCAGCTCCACCTTCGCCGCCTCGCTTCGGGCGCTGGAGAAGCAGGCACCGGGGCTCGTCATCGCCGACGCCGCGGAGTCCGTCGAGCCCGAGCACCTGGTCTGGCAGGTCTCCCGGGGTGAGATTCCCCTGACGGTGGTGGACAGCCACCTGCTCGCCGCCATCGAGACGTACAACACGGACGTCGAAGGGCTGTTCCCCATCGCCAAGGCCCGGCCGCTCGCGTGGGCCATGCGGCTGGAGAACCCGAAGCTCCGCGCGGAGCTGAACACGTTCCTCGTCGAGTTCGCCCTCACCGAGTACCGCGAGCAGCGGTTCACGGGAGACCTGGACGCCATCCGCAAGCGCGGCGTGCTGCGCGTGCTCACGCGCAACAGCGCCGTCACCTACTACCTTCACCGAGGCGACCAGGCCGGCTTCGACTTCCACCTGGCGAACATGGTGGCGAAGGAGCTCGACGTGCGGCTGGAGATCGTGGTTCCGCCCACCTTCGATCAGCTCATCCCGTGGTTGACCGAAGGGCGGGGCGACATGATTGCCGCCTCGATGACGGACACGGAAGCCCGTGGGAAGCAGGTGGGCTTCAGCCGTCCGTACCTCTACACGGACGAGGTGCTCGTCCAGCGCGCGGGTGCGCCGAAGCTCGCATCCCTGGACGATTTGAAGGGCAAGACGATCCACGTTCCGAAGGGCGCCAGCCACTTCGCCACGGTGAACGCCTTGAAGGACGCCCACGGTTTCAAGCTCGTCGAGGAGCCCGAGGACCAGGAGATCAGCGCGCTGCTGGACCGGATCGCCGCTGGCGAGATTGCGTACACCGTCACCGACAGCCACATCCTCGCGGCGGAGCAGGTGTTCCGCGATGACGTCGAGGCCGCGCTCACCTTGCCGGGGCAGGGCGAGCCCGCGGGGAAGGACGGCCATTACGGCATCGCCTTCGCCATCCGGAAGGAGAACGCGCAGTTGCGTGAGTTCCTCGACGCCTTCGTGAAGAAGACCTACCGCGGCGTCGAGTACAACATGACGCGCCGGCGCTACTTCGAAAGCCGCCGCAAGCAGGCGCCTCCGGCGAGCCTCGCGAGCGCGGAAGGGAGCATCTCTCCGTACGACGGGTTGGTGCAGTCGTACGCGGCGCGCTACGGCCTGGATTGGCGGTTGATGGTGGCGCAGATGTTCCAGGAGAGCCGCTTCGACCCGAAGGCCCGCAGCTTCGTGGGGGCGCAAGGCCTCTTCCAGGTGATGCCGTTGACGGGGAAGGAGCTGGGCTTCGTCCAACTCGAGGACCCCGAGCAGGGCATCCACGCGGGTGTGAAGTACATGCACCAGATGCTGGGCCGGATTGCCCCGGAGATTCCCTTCAAGCAGCGGCTGCGCTTCGCGCTGGCTTCGTACAACGCGGGCCTGGGACACGTCCTGGACGCGCGCCGCCTGGCCACGGAGCAGGGATTGGATCCGAACAAGTGGTACGGAAACGTGGAGAAGGCGATGTTGCTGCTGGAGAAGCCCCAGTACTTCCAGCGCGCCAGGCACGGATACGTCCGAGGCACCGAGCCCGTGAAGTATGTGTCGGAGATTCAAACCCGGTACGGGAACTACGTGGCGGTGGTGCAGCACTGA
- a CDS encoding MBL fold metallo-hydrolase gives MLTEVQAGPYTVRGVSVGGVYTSLQVPELDVVLDVGLPIRSFCGTDRIFLSHAHPDHASGLGSLLGVRRLIGKGAPQVFLPAEIEANVQEALAVLSRLHHTAMDVRTVPMHPGDVQPLGHGLFVRAFRTHHPVPSLGYQFFRRITKLRPEHQGLPPQDIARRRQAGEDLFDTVERLELAYATDTVSRVLETEPSLFDSRILILECTFIDARHTVEDAQARAHLHLDELIARASQFRNEAIVLMHFSQAFAPESVHATLRARLPSELSERVRIFAPETGRWFG, from the coding sequence ATGCTGACCGAAGTCCAAGCCGGGCCGTACACCGTTCGCGGAGTCTCCGTGGGAGGCGTGTACACGTCCCTCCAGGTGCCCGAGTTGGACGTGGTGCTCGATGTCGGGCTGCCCATCCGTTCCTTCTGTGGCACCGACCGCATCTTCCTCAGCCACGCGCATCCGGACCACGCCAGTGGGCTCGGCTCCTTGCTGGGCGTCCGGCGCCTCATCGGCAAGGGTGCGCCCCAGGTCTTCCTGCCCGCGGAGATCGAGGCGAACGTCCAGGAGGCGCTCGCCGTCCTCTCCCGCCTCCACCACACCGCGATGGATGTTCGCACCGTGCCGATGCACCCGGGAGACGTGCAGCCGCTTGGCCACGGTCTCTTCGTGCGCGCGTTCCGGACACACCACCCGGTGCCTTCCCTGGGCTACCAGTTCTTCCGCCGCATCACGAAGCTCCGTCCCGAGCACCAGGGTCTCCCGCCGCAGGACATCGCGAGGCGGCGGCAAGCCGGTGAGGACCTCTTCGACACCGTCGAGCGCCTGGAGTTGGCGTACGCCACCGACACCGTGTCCCGCGTCCTGGAGACCGAGCCGAGCCTCTTCGATTCGCGCATCCTGATTCTCGAGTGCACCTTCATCGACGCCCGACACACGGTCGAGGACGCGCAGGCGCGAGCGCACCTCCACCTGGACGAACTCATCGCGCGCGCCAGCCAGTTCCGCAACGAGGCCATCGTGCTGATGCACTTCAGCCAGGCCTTCGCGCCCGAGTCCGTACATGCCACTTTGCGTGCGCGGCTGCCCTCCGAATTGTCCGAGCGCGTCCGCATCTTCGCGCCGGAAACGGGCCGCTGGTTCGGCTGA
- a CDS encoding rhodanese-like domain-containing protein: MKTVIAIAVLCFVGCAHQRPVRDEAHRLVESGALLVDVRTPQEFAASHLPGAVNIPVDELPQRLGELGSPEQPVVVYCGSGKRASRAEQLLKEQGFQQVVNLGPMSAWE; this comes from the coding sequence ATGAAGACTGTCATTGCGATCGCGGTCCTGTGCTTCGTCGGCTGTGCACACCAGCGTCCGGTGCGAGACGAGGCGCATCGGTTGGTGGAGTCCGGCGCACTGTTGGTGGACGTCCGGACGCCGCAAGAGTTCGCTGCGAGCCATCTGCCAGGGGCGGTGAACATCCCGGTGGACGAACTGCCACAGCGGCTGGGTGAGTTGGGTTCGCCGGAGCAGCCCGTGGTCGTCTACTGCGGCAGCGGAAAGCGGGCCAGCCGCGCCGAACAGCTCCTGAAGGAGCAGGGCTTCCAGCAGGTCGTCAACCTGGGCCCCATGTCTGCCTGGGAGTGA
- a CDS encoding DUF6691 family protein yields the protein MLRAFSAFFSGLLFALGLGISGMTDPAKVLGFLDVAGAWDYRLAFVMGGAIAVHAALRPLIRRRVRPLFAAGFSVPALQRVDAKLVAGAAVFGVGWGLGGYCPGPALTSLSTGALALWVFVPAMFAGMFLVQVVQRREQAKVEVSQVHQGVRS from the coding sequence ATGCTTCGTGCTTTCAGTGCATTCTTCAGTGGTCTGCTCTTCGCCCTGGGACTGGGCATCAGTGGGATGACGGACCCGGCCAAGGTGCTGGGCTTCCTCGACGTCGCTGGGGCGTGGGATTACAGGCTCGCGTTCGTGATGGGCGGTGCCATCGCGGTGCATGCCGCGTTGCGGCCGCTCATCCGCAGGCGGGTGCGCCCCTTGTTCGCGGCGGGCTTCTCCGTCCCGGCGCTTCAGCGGGTGGATGCGAAGCTCGTCGCGGGGGCTGCCGTGTTCGGCGTGGGCTGGGGGCTCGGCGGTTATTGCCCGGGGCCCGCGTTGACGTCGCTGTCCACGGGGGCGTTGGCGCTGTGGGTCTTCGTCCCGGCCATGTTCGCGGGGATGTTCCTGGTCCAGGTGGTACAGAGACGAGAGCAGGCGAAGGTCGAAGTCTCACAGGTCCACCAGGGAGTCCGTTCATGA
- a CDS encoding YeeE/YedE family protein produces the protein MTSDILAPLLGGALIGLSASLLLFTLGRVAGISGVVGSLLMPSRGDVSWRLQFFGGLLAGGLLLAWLRPQSFAAPSTLTASGVALLAGAGLLVGIGSTLGNGCTSGHGVCGISRGSLRSIVATLTFMATGVLTVYLVRHVF, from the coding sequence ATGACTTCCGACATCCTGGCTCCGCTCCTTGGCGGGGCGCTCATCGGCTTGAGCGCTTCGCTGCTCCTCTTCACCCTCGGCCGGGTGGCCGGCATCAGCGGCGTGGTGGGCTCGCTGCTGATGCCCTCGCGTGGGGACGTCTCCTGGCGGCTTCAATTCTTCGGAGGGCTGCTGGCGGGCGGGCTGCTGCTCGCGTGGCTGCGTCCTCAGTCCTTCGCGGCACCGTCCACGCTGACGGCGAGCGGTGTGGCCCTGCTGGCTGGCGCGGGCTTGCTGGTGGGCATCGGCTCGACGCTGGGGAATGGCTGCACCAGTGGCCACGGCGTCTGTGGCATCAGCCGAGGCTCCCTCCGTTCCATCGTGGCCACGCTGACGTTCATGGCCACGGGTGTCCTCACCGTCTACCTGGTTCGCCACGTCTTCTAG
- a CDS encoding PaaI family thioesterase produces the protein METASLQEIVAPEGICYGCGGKNPHGLHIQSYWHEDGVHVMAQHTPEPQYTGWPELVYGGLIAMLVDCHSNWTAMAYHYRAEGRAPGSQPSIECVTGSLGVKFIKPTPMGVPLTLRAHVEGEVGRKSRVLCEVYAGETLTAVGDSIFVRVDTARLKAAAHGREG, from the coding sequence ATGGAAACCGCTTCACTCCAGGAAATCGTCGCGCCGGAAGGCATCTGCTACGGCTGCGGAGGCAAGAACCCGCACGGCCTGCACATCCAGAGCTACTGGCATGAGGACGGTGTCCACGTCATGGCCCAGCACACGCCCGAGCCCCAGTACACAGGCTGGCCGGAGCTCGTCTACGGCGGCCTGATTGCCATGCTGGTGGACTGCCATTCCAACTGGACGGCCATGGCCTACCACTACCGCGCCGAAGGCCGCGCGCCTGGGAGCCAACCGTCCATCGAGTGCGTCACCGGAAGCCTCGGCGTGAAGTTCATCAAGCCGACGCCCATGGGTGTGCCGCTCACCCTCCGCGCCCACGTCGAGGGCGAGGTCGGCCGCAAGAGCCGGGTCCTGTGCGAGGTCTACGCCGGCGAGACGCTGACCGCGGTGGGTGACTCCATCTTCGTCCGTGTCGACACCGCGCGGTTGAAGGCAGCGGCGCACGGCCGGGAGGGCTGA
- the def gene encoding peptide deformylase yields the protein MVLKIVQAGEPVLRRKARDLTLEEIASPETQRLIEQMRDTMRDAPGVGLAAPQVGVGLRLIVVEDRAEYQTGLSAKDLAARERSPVAFHVLINPKLVVEDATTAEFHEGCLSVSGYAALVARARGVRVEALDERGAPVTVRARGWYARILQHELDHLDGALYVDRMESRSFATAENHRRHQAGRTTEELRAELGLPEKQG from the coding sequence ATGGTGCTCAAGATTGTCCAGGCAGGGGAGCCGGTGCTGCGGCGGAAGGCGAGAGACCTGACGCTGGAGGAGATTGCCAGCCCGGAGACGCAGCGGCTCATCGAGCAGATGCGGGACACGATGCGAGACGCGCCGGGCGTGGGGCTCGCGGCGCCGCAGGTGGGCGTCGGGCTGCGGTTGATCGTCGTCGAGGACCGGGCGGAGTACCAGACGGGCCTGTCCGCCAAGGACCTCGCCGCGCGCGAGCGGTCGCCGGTCGCGTTCCACGTCCTCATCAATCCCAAGCTCGTCGTGGAGGACGCGACGACCGCGGAGTTTCACGAGGGCTGCCTGAGCGTGAGCGGCTACGCCGCGCTGGTGGCGCGAGCCCGGGGCGTGCGCGTGGAGGCCTTGGACGAGCGCGGCGCGCCCGTGACGGTGCGAGCGCGCGGCTGGTACGCGCGAATCCTCCAGCACGAGCTGGACCACCTGGATGGCGCGCTCTACGTGGACCGGATGGAGTCGCGGAGCTTCGCCACCGCGGAGAACCACCGGCGGCACCAGGCGGGCCGCACCACGGAGGAGCTTCGCGCCGAGCTGGGCTTGCCGGAGAAGCAGGGGTAG